The following is a genomic window from Miscanthus floridulus cultivar M001 chromosome 14, ASM1932011v1, whole genome shotgun sequence.
ACCGGTCAAATAAAGTAGGACGCTATCAAAATACCAGAAAGATTCTACAAACATATTTCAAGGACCATATCAAGGTCagatcctagctagggattcaaCAAACCTAAGGATTGTAAAATTAATTATTAAGATGAGATTATAGATAACACCAGAACCAGACTAGCTATTATGAAGTGAGATTAGATTGTAGATGGTAGTGAACCTGTTTTATGTGACTATGGACTAGCTATTACAAAGTGAGATTGTCTTGAAAAATAGAGGTGATTTTTATAGCCTGCAGACATGAGATATAAAAAATGTGTTTGGATCAGTGACATTGCATAGCCTGCAATGGATAGAGTTGCATACAttcttcatcttcaaaactattttttttaaaaaaaaatttaagtcCATTTGTTGTTCCTATGAAAACAATAAAAAGTACACAGGACAACTTCCTTCCTCATGTTGTTTGTCAATGTAAAGAATGTGTATTCCAACTTATATTGCATTAATTGACGACACCTCACAACTGCAAAGAAAAACAAGCCCACACCACATATTGTTTGTTCCTTCCAATTTGTGTTTATCACTATCTATTCACCCGCTTTTCCTTGCTAAAAGACCAGCATATCGTTGTTCCTCcggcagaaaaaaaaaacaatgaggGTAATCAAATGAGAACAAAATAACCTAAATCCCATCTTTTCCCGTGTCCCCCCAAAATCATCTGTTATCTCTGTCAGCAGCCAAATCACCGCATATCCTGAAAGTACACACGAAGGCACTCACCAGGCCTCGACGATGACACGCTTCCCCCCTGCCACCGCATCACCcccatcctcctcctctgccgctGGCGCCGCCGCCTCGGCTTCCTTCTTGCCTGTCTTCCTCCCCTTCGGCTCGGTGGTCACCGTCACCGCCTCGACTTTCTTGGCTCTCTTCCTAGCCTTCGGCTCGGCAACCGCCGCCTCGTTTTCCTTCTTAGCAGCTGGCACTGCCTTCGCCGGAGCAGGCTCCGTTCCCCGCTTCCCTGCAGCAGCCATGCTCCGCGTCTTCCTCGGGGACCCCGCCGCAGGGGCAGCCGTCGCTGGGGACTTGCGCTTGGGAGGCATCGCTGGGTGGGTTGGCTCGCCTCTCCGTGCACTTGCTTGGGGTTTCGTGTCGCGGAAGTGAGAATGGAACAGAGAGTAATAGAGAAGGCGGAGGGGAACGGGAAAAGGCGCGGGAGAAAGGGATTTTTCCCGCCAATAGCAAGTGAGGGTGATGAGGTTATGGAATCATGGGCTCTTCTTCGGCCCAGTCTTGGCGACGGGGCAGGTTCGGATCGGGTGAAGTGCCTGTACATTTATAACCCAAACCTGGACTAAAACCCGAATCCGAAACCGAAATCAATTTGGGTGAAACTCTATCTCAAAACCTAGGGATCCCGAAACCTGACGGATAATCTGAAACCCAGAAAAAATTCGCAAATCCACAGCCGACGCCTCCCTAGTCCAGCATGCGGGCAGCGTGCGCCAGCGGGCCGTCTGCAGGGTGTGCCCGCGTCGTGTGCCTGGCGGCGCCGGCTGCCGGCAGCAGGGGGATGCGGGAGCAGGGCCAAGGAAGTCGCCCGTCGCCGAGGACCGAGCGCCGTGCCGTCGTGAGGAGCCGCCGACTAGGGCACTCCGCGTCCGCGACCGAGAGAGAGAGGGTGACCGCCGACTGGAGGAGTAGAGGACTAGGGAGCCGACGAGGTCGCGAACGGGATGAGGGGAAGCACCAAAGCGGACGAGCTGTCG
Proteins encoded in this region:
- the LOC136502558 gene encoding uncharacterized protein, with product MPPKRKSPATAAPAAGSPRKTRSMAAAGKRGTEPAPAKAVPAAKKENEAAVAEPKARKRAKKVEAVTVTTEPKGRKTGKKEAEAAAPAAEEEDGGDAVAGGKRVIVEACTQCRQFKIRAQKVKEDLESSVPGVSVIINPQKPRRGCLEIREEGGEVFISLLNMPRPFAPMKKLDMDKVIKDIAKKIS